The sequence below is a genomic window from Terriglobales bacterium.
GCCGAGCACTTCCAGTGCCTGCACACGCAGGACCACCGGCGCACGCTCGACTACGTCTTTCCGCCGCTCTACACGGAAGAGTTTTTGTCGCGCTTCGTGGCCAACGCCCGCATTCTGCGCGACGCGGTGCAGGCCGAGCTCGTGATGGAGAACATTCCCGGGTTCTTTTCACTGCAGCACGCGCAGATGAGCGAGCCCGAATTCCTGCGCCGCTTCTTCGACCAGACCGGCTGCGGCCTGCTGCTCGACCTGCCTCACGTGTGGCTGGCCGCGCACTACTCCGGTCGCGCCGCCCGCGAGTACCTGGCGCAATTTCCGCTGGAGCGCGTGGTGGAGATTCACGTGGCCGGCGTGGAGCACGACCACGACCTCGACGGGCCGTGGATTGCGCCGGCGGCGCCGTCAGAAGAGATCCTGGCGCTGGCCGTCTGGCTGGCTGAGCGCGCGCCCAAGCTGCGCGCCGTGACCTTCGACGCGTTCGCGCCCTCGCTCACCGCCGGTGTCCTGCTCGAATCGGTGCGCGCCACGCGGAGGGCGTTTGGCATCGCCTGAAAAGCCTTCGCCGTCCGGCGACCGCGACGTGCAGGACGAGATCATCCGCTACCTCGCCGACGGTGAATTTCGCGCCCAGGGCAGCGCCAACCTGCCGCTCACTCCTGCCGACGCACAAAAAGCCGAGCGCTTCGCCCGCTTCCTGATCCGGCGCTACTACCGCGATCGCCTCGCGCGCGGCTTTCGCACGTCGCGCCTCCTGGCCGAGCACTACGGGCGCCTGCCCGAAGAAACAGTGGACCAGCCCGGCTTTGGCCCGCTCCTGGAAACCGGCGTCCTCGGCTCGTTCCTCACCTCGCGCATCGTGGCCCAGCTCGCCAAGCAACACCTGATGGCGCACATCCCCGAACTCGGGCCGTGGTGGTGGGACATGCTCCGGTACGACATTGCGTATTTCATGCAGCTCGCCACCTCCGATCCCGGCGCGCCGTCCCAGTTGCCGCGCCGCGGTACAAGCGCCATGACCGCGGAGCTGGACTGGTACCTGCCGCAAGTAGTTGGCAGTCTGCGTGCGCGCCAGGAACCGACACCGGAAATGGAACGAAAGTGGAGCCTGCTGTTCTCGCGCACGCACGGCGGCCGCGTGTACGTGATGGAAATCGATAGCGACGCCCTTTCGCTGTTCGAAGCGGTAGACGGGAAGCGCGCGCGCCAGGAGATCATCCACGCCTCCGGGGTGCGGCCTTCGATCGCCGAGCCCATGCTGGCGGACCTGGAGCGCATCGGCGCGGTGATCTTGCCGCAACAGGCAGTTTCGCCGGCCACATAGCCGGCGGCAGCACGGCTCCCTTCGTTCCTTCTTGTCCCTTGCGTTTAGGTTTTCCTTTTCGCAACAAAAAAAAATAAAGACGTAGCCGAGCTACGTTCCTATCGACTACTTCTGCCGGCTACCGAACGCTCGCCATCCGCTCCTGGCGCGCAGCGTCGATGCCGTCCAGCGCGGTCCACAATGCCCGCGCCGCAGCTTCCGCGGCGTCGAGGGCGGCTGCTTTCGCTGCGGGCGAATCGACCGCCGCCAACACCTGGTCGCGCCACACGCGTGAATGGTGAGCGTCAGCGGTGGTGTGCAGCGTGAAGTATCGGCAGGTATGCTCGTCGGCGCCATAGCGCTCGCGCAATCCGCGCGCTTTCTCGGCCGCCACTCGCGGCACCTGCGACTCGTAGGCGTAGAAGCTGGCCAGCGCTTCCACGGGCGAGGCCTCGCGCGCCACGCGCCGGAAGTGCCATATCAGATCAGCCAGCTCCGGGAGCGGTTCGCGGTCCTTCACCTGGCCCGCACCAGCGCCCATGCCCGAAGCGAACTGCAGCCACAGTTCATGATGCGGACGCCCGTCGGGAGAGTTCACACCCAATTCGTCGTCGCGGTTGGCACTCACCGCGGCGCATAGCTCGCCTTCCGGCAGCCGCGCAGCAAATTCGCCCAGGTACTCCGGGAAAGCCGCAACGTGGTGGTAGTAATCGGCGGCGTACTCGCGCAGGTCTGCGCGGGTCAGCGAGCCCTCCGACCATGCCTTATAGAAGGGATGGCATAGCAGGTCGTACTTCGCAATGCGGCGATCAAGTTCGGCAACGAAAGCAGCGTCGTTCATTCGTGAGTTGACTCCGAGTGAGATTCAGAGAGTGTAAAGGTAAATTTAGCAGTTCGGCAATTGGCACGTCTCCAATCTCTTTACTCGCCCATCACCTTCACGATCACTCGCTTCGACCGCTGCCCATCGAATTCGGCGTAGAACACGCGCTGCCACGTCCCCAGGTCGAGTTTGCCGCTGGTGATGGGGAGCGTCACCTGGTGATGAATGAGCAGCGCCTTCAGATGCGAGTCGCCGTTGTCCTCGCCGGTCCGGTGATGCAGATACTCCTGCCGGAACGGCGCCAGCTGCTCGAGCCACTTGTCGATGTCGGCAATCAGCCCCGGTTCATCGTCATTCACATACACGCCCGCGGTGATGTGCATCGCCGACACCAGCGCCATGCCCTCGCGCACGCCGCTCTTGCGCACCGCCGCCTCCACCTGCGGCGTGATGTGCACGTACTCGCGATGCTTCTTCGTATTGAACGTCAGGTATTCGGTGTGGAATTTCATGCGGGGAAGGATAAACGAACACGCGGCGCGCAATGGTCAACGCCCGGTGTCGCGGCGCAGCATACCGGGAACAACGCATGGCGGAGGGGCCGGTTTTTGGGGGTTGGCCGGGCGTGACCGACGGCGGAGCGTCGACAGCTGCTCACGTCCGGCGCTGCAATCGAGTTCCAAGCTGCGCTCGGCGCGTGCGGGCCATCCCTTGTCATTGATCAGGGCACGAATTGCCTGCTCGCGCTCGCGGGCCAAAGGATGCGAGCGGAAATATCCCGCGAGCAAGTCCCCGGCAATGTGCAGTACTTCGCCCGCGGGCGACGCCGCTTTGCGAGTAGGGGTGGCGGGCCCATACTTCTCAAACTTCTCAAACATCCGCAGGGCGCCCACGGGCGCGTAGCCGGCGAGCCATAGCAGGTTGACGCCGTCCACGTCCGCCTCCGACTCCTGTTCCTTCGCATAGCCCGCCTGGAACAACTCAATGGGAATGGCCGCCAAGGCGCCGCCGGCAGGCAACTTCTGCAGGGTGACACGCGTCTGCAGGCGCTCGGCGGCATGGTAGTGGTCAATGTGCTCGATCTCGTGCGCCAGAACGGAAGCGAGCTCGTCTTCACTGTCCATGAACGAGAGCAAGCCGGCGCCGATGAAGACATGCCCGCCGGGCACGGCAAAGGCATTGATAAAGCCGGCGTCTCCGATGTAGTGAAACCTATACGGAAGCTTGCGGTGGGCGAAGGCCCCCAGTCGCGAGCCGACGCGGCTGACATACGCTTCCACCGCCGCGTCGACCGAGGTGCGAGCGTGCCAGCGCCCCGCCATTTCATTTCCGTACCGGATCTCGTCTTCGTCCGGCATGCGGGTGAGCCGTGCGGGTATGCGTGTGGCTCCCCGTTCGCTGTCGGCGATCGCGCTCAGCACCGCCTGTGCCCCGACCGGTGCTTCCGCCTTGCGCCGCTGGGCGACGATGATTGCGGCGACCGCCGACGCCAATACCACAAGCAGGGCGAGCCAGCGCTTCATAAATATTGGCGGATAGTTTCACGATGCCGCGAATAGAGGAACGAAACCAGCATCAGGGCGCCGCCAAGAATGATGAGCGTAATCCATTTGTCGCGCAGCGTCAGGTCCCAGAAGTCCACGACCGCAATCTTGCCCACGCAGAGCAGGAGCAGGCCAAGACCGCACAGCCGGAAGCTGCGTTCGCCGGCCCACAGCGCAAACAAAAACACGGCCACGCCCTCCAGGCCCCAGGAAACGGTGATCATGCCGCTGCGCGTGGTGAAGCCGAGCATGAGGGTGAGCAAGGCAACCGCGGAGAAGAACAGGGGCTGCTCGGGGCGGACGTCGCACAGGTATGCGAGCGGGCCCACGTCCGTTGCCTCGCGGTCGCCGAGCCGCATGGCGGCCGCCATCGCCGCCAACAATCCCGCTACGGCGACGCCCGTCGTCAGCGAGCGGCTGTGCCAGGGCGTAACCGAGAAATACGGGAGTTGCAGCAGGTTGTACGTCAATCCGCGAACCGCAACCGCACATCCAAGCAGCACGCCCTGGTGCAGAAATGTGCGACGCGACGTTGCCCACGCCACTATCACCAGCGCGAAGGCCACGCCGGCCCACGCCGCCGCCACCCAGTCGCGGTCCAGTTCGAAATAAGACAGGGCGACCAGCGTCGTGGTTCCCAGCCACGCATAGAGGTTGCTGAATAAGCGCGCCTCTCTCGGATGCTGCTCGGCCAGTGTTGCCACGCGTGTATAGGCGTAATAAAGGACCAGGGCGACCGGCACGGTAGTGTAGAAACGCGGGCTGATCTCGCCCGGCGCGCCGTCTGCGTTCAGATTGACGAAGAGAATCCGGACAAAGGCGGCCACCAGCGCCGCGTATCCCTGCCAACGCAAGTGTCGTGATCGAAGAGGGATGCTCGTCTCAACCAAGACCAAGCCGAACGCGGCCCATGCCGGCGCGACCGCAACCGGGCGCAATTCATACCAGACGAGCAGCGCGACGAAAAATGACGCCGCCCATGTGAACCCCGGTGCGATGCTGACCGGGCCCAGCTTGCGTGGCCGCAGGGCGGCGGCCAGCGCGTAAAGCAGCGCAGCCGCCAGCGCCAGTGTGAGCAGCCGCTCCGAGACGCCGTGCCACGATGTTTCCAGTTGCGTGTTCACGGCCAGCGTGCGGGCGGCGGCGATGGTCGCGAAGGCCACGGACTGCAGCGTCAGGTCGGTCTCATCGAGCGCGCGGGCCGCAACGGCCATCAGCAGGGCCGCCGCCAGCCAGCCCGGCCCCACCCACGCGTCAGACGCCGCCAGACCGATCGCCACCAGGACGGCGGCGGCGCCGAAGTGGGAGATCGCGCGCAACGCCGCGTGATCAATGCCCTCGGCAAAGAGCGGCCGATTGCGCCGGCCGAACCATAGAGCGTTGAGATAGAAGACCGCAGCGGCGACGGCCAAGGTCACGCTCACGTGCCAGTTGTTTGCGTGGTAAGCGCGCGGCGCCTCCCAGACAAAGAGGTATGCGGTCGTGACCGTCGCGACCAGCATCCCCAAGCGCCGGAACACCAGTTCGCGCAGCCAGAGGCCGGCCAGAAACAGCGCCTCCGCCTCCACCAGCCACAGTACCGCCAGCGACGACCCCGAGTAGCGGAACGGGATGGCCGCCACCATCAGCGTTGACCCGATGATCGCAAGTACCACAAACGGCGTGCGGCGCCGTCGCGCGGCGGGCAGTTGCGCCAGCAGGAATTCGACTGCACCCAGCAGGAGCAGGAACCGGTACGCCCATTCCGGATGCGCCGACTGGTACTTCATCAGCCCGAGAAAGAGCGCGCCGTTCAGGATGGCGGCGACGGTCGAGATCGTTTCCTGTTCCTCGTCAATGTCGCGCCGCAGCAGGTAGGACGCGCGAAAGATCGCCCAGTAGAAAGCAAGCAGGCCCGCACTGATCATGAACTCCGGAAACGGCGGCCGTGGGTAGGGCAGCTTCTCGATGACCGGCCTGAGCCACAGGTAGTGGTCCAGGAACGCCGCCAGAATTCCGAAGACCTCCAGTTGGTACCAGCGCCGCCGCAGTACCAGCACAACCAGGCCGAGCGATAGGATCGCGCCAGCAGCGAGGCTCAGCCCGACGGAACGGTGAATGGTCAGTGTAGCGAACCCGAGCAGGAAGGCGACGCCGGTTACTACCTGCGAGTCATACCGCAGCGTATGCCACACCATGCACGCCGCGATGGCCAGCGTGAGCACGAGGTCGGCGGTCTGCGAGTCCAGCACGTGCGCCGCCGGCACGTAGTACATGGCATACGCAACAAAATAAATCAGTGCCCATCCGCCGCCGATCAGCGCGCGCGCCGGAATCCGGTACCGCTCGTTGCGCTCCAGCCATACCCCGCCGCCGAGCATGACTGCCGCGACCAGGAAGCCGACCACATCCTTGCCGGCTGGGCCAAGGTTCTTGAGTTGATACGCCAGGAAAAATGCAACGCCGAACACCAGGATGGTGACTCCCAGCTTGTTCAGCCAGTTCGCGCCCAGCGTTTCCTCAATGTCGAACGACTTTTGCGGATTCGTTGATTGCTCACCAAGCGCGGCGAAGGGCATCGTCGGCGCTTCGCCTGGCGGGGACGATGTCGGCGGCGAAGCGGCAAAGCGACCTTCAATCGCAACCGGCGACGCAGGTTCCGGCGCGATCGCGGCGGGCTGTTCGATGGCTGGCGCAGCAACTTCAGCGGACGCCTGAGGCGGCGGTCCCGGCGCTGCCGGCGTCACTGGCGGCGCAGCGGCAGGTTCGGCGGCGGCGGTGCGCTGTTCTGCCTCAATGACGGCGCGCGCCTCGCCGCCTAGCGCCTGCTCAAGGGCGTAGATGCGCGCAGTAAGGTCGCGCCAGCGGGTTTCCCAAGCGGCAAATTCCTGCCGGCTCCTGCGCTCCGCACGGGAGACGTAAATTATCGCGATGACTGCTGCGATAAAAGCCAGGAACGCGCCCAAAGCTCCCCCTGCAACGGAACGGCAGTGCAATCCGCCCTTGCAGCAGCCAGTTTAGTCGCATAGCAGCATGTACTTGCAAGTGAACGAATGTGTCACTCCTACCGCTGGTGTTAGCGCAGGCTCTCTTCCACTTCATTCAGCCAGTCCGGCTTCTTCAGCACTTCGCGCGGCTTGGGGCCGTCGGCGGCGCCGACGATGCCGTCCTGCTCCATCAGGTCGATCAGGTGGGCCGCGCGCCCGTAGCCGATGCGCAGGCGCCGTTGCAGCAGGGAAGTGGACGCCTTGCCGAACTCGACCACCAGGCGGACCGCGTCTTCGAACAGCTCGTCGTGCTCGCCTTCGCCGCCACCTTCTCCGTCGGCCGCATCGCCGGAGGCGCCGGCGCGGCGCTCGCCATCTTCTTTGGGGGCCTGGAGAAATTTTTCTTCGTACTGCGCCAGGCCCTGGGCGCGCCAGAATTCGACCACGCTGGCGATTTCCTTTTCCGTGACGTAGGGCGCATGCAGCCGGTGCACGCGCGCCGAGCCCGAGGGCAGATACAGCATGTCGCCGCGTCCGAGCAGCGCTTCGGCGCCGTTGGCGTCGAGAATCGTCCGCGAGTCGACCTTGGTCGCCACGCGGAAGGAAACGCGCGCCGGAAAGTTCGCCTTGATCAGGCCGGTGATCACGTCCACCGACGGCCGCTGCGTCGCCAGCACCAGGTGGATGCCCACCGCGCGCGCCATCTGCGCGAGGCGCGTGATTGATTCTTCCACGTTGTTGCCGTCCAGCATCATCAGGTCGGCCAGCTCGTCAATGATGATCACGATGTACGGCAGCGGGCGGTGCTCCTGCGCGTCGGCGCCGGCCTGGAACAGGCTCGGCGTCTTCTCGTCGTCGAACAACCGGTTGTACTGGTCGATGTTGCGCGTGCCCTTTTCGGCGAGCAGCTTCAGGCGGCGCTCCATTTCGCGCACCGCGTTGCGCAGCGCGTTCGACGCCAGCCGCGGCTCGGTGATGATCGGCGTGTACAGGTGCGGCACGCCTTCGTAAACGCCCAGCTCCAGCCGCTTCGGATCCACAAGGATCAGCCTCACCTGCTCGGGCGTCGCCTTGTAGAGCAGCGACATGATCATGGCGTTGATGGCCACGCTCTTGCCCGATCCGGTCGAGCCGGCGATCAACAGGTGCGGCATCGTCGCCAGGTCGGCCGTGACGATGCGCCCGTTGATGTCCTTGCCCATCGCCAGCGTGAGCTTCGACTTGTTGCCGATGAAGTCAGTGGACTCCAGCACCTCGCGCAGCCAGATCGTCTCGCGCTCGCGGTTCGGGACCTGGATGCCGACGGTGCTCTTGCCCGGCATACGTTCGATCAGGATGCTCTCCGCGCGCAGACCCAGGCACAGGTCTTCCGAAAGCCCGGTGATGCGGTTGTACTTGATGCCCGCCTCGGGCTTGTATTCGAACGTGGTCACCACCGGCCCGGGATTGATTTGCGTCACCTGGCCGTGCACGTCGAACTCGGCGCACTTTTCGGTGAGCACCTGGGCGAGCGTCTTCAGCTCGTCTTCGTTGATCTGGTTGTGCTCATCGGGACGGTGCAGCAGCGACGACGAGGGCAGGCGATAGCTGCCGGCGATGCGCGGCATCGTGGTCTTCGCCTTCGACGTGGCATCGGCGCGGCTGCCCATGGTGATGGGCGCAATCTCTTCGTTCTCCGGCGCGGCTGCCGCCTGCGGCTTTGGCGGACGCGCCATGCGCGACGCCAGCTCCTGCTCTTCTTCAGCACGGGCGGCGTCTTCTTCCGCCCGCGCTTTTTCGATGCCCGTACGCGGCGGGGCCGGCGGTACCGGCTTCACCGGCACAACCTCGGTCGCCATCACCATGGCCGGCGCGGCGCGGCGCTTCATCCTGGCGTGGCGCTCGGCCAGGCGCTGCTCGTGAGCCTTGACGCGAGCGGCGCGCCAGTCGTTGAAGCGCTGCCACGCGGCGAACAGGAACGCGCATCGCGTGCGCAGCCACAGGTCAATCTTGCCGAAGCTGAAGGCGGTGGAGAGATACAGCGCCACTGCGATAATCGCCGCGCACAGAATGGTTGCGCCCGCCACGTTGAAGTAGTGGATGAAGGCGTCGCCTACGATCCTCCCCAACAGCCCCTCGATCGGGACGGCGTGCAGCCAGCGCAGCTGGAAGGGAAGCAGCGCCAGCAGCGCCGGCGTGAACACCAGCAGCATCGCGGCGCCGGCCAGCTTGGCCAGCGCGGCGTCGATCTTGCGCGAGCGGAACCAGCGCGCCGCCAGCATCCCGATGAACATGGGAATCATGAACACGCTGATGCCGCCCAGTTGCAGCATCAGGTCGCTCAGCCCCGCGCCGACCACGCCGATCCAGTTGTGCGTGCCGCGCGCCGAGCCGGCGGCGGTGTTGATCGAAGGATCGAGGGGCGAGTACGAGGCGAGCGCGAGGAAAAGGAGGGTCGCGCAGGCGAACAGGAGGAAGCCCACCAGCTCGTTCAGCCGACGATTGTCGGTCGGAGCAAAGGCGCGCGCGAGCAGCTTCATGAAGGGCGTATCGCGTCCCGGGCAAGCCGGAACGGCGCGGTACACCAGAGCAGGCCAATTATGGCAGATATCTTTTTGGAAACAATGGGAAAAGTGGAGCAGGTACCGTGAGGATTATGGGCCCATCTGGTGATTCGGCAATTAGCGCCTAGTGCTTGGCATTTGGCCGCCACGGCCGTGGCTGTTGTCATCGCTCCCACCCCGGACGTGCCCGGCCAAATGCTGATTGCTAACTGCTAAGTGCCTTCACTCGAAACTTGAAACTCGAAACTGTTCCGTAACCTTTCCCCTCCCCGCCAGTTAACCTAGCCAGACGGCCAGTCCCGGGAGACGCTGGTTGAAGGCCCAGACGCAGGAAGCCGGCGAGCGGCTGCTGGTGGAGGCGGCGCAGCGCGATCCGCGCCGTTTTGCCGAGCTCTACGAGCGCCACTTCGAGCGCGTGTACGCGTTCGTGGTCAAACGTGTGCGCGACCGCGACGCCGCCGAAGACGTCACCTCCGAGGTATTCCACCAAGCGCTCGCCGCGCTGCCGCGTTTTCAGTGGCGCGGTGTCCCGTTTGCCGCCTGGCTGCTCCGCATTGCCTCCAACGCGGTGAAGGATCGCTGGCAGCAGTCTTCCCGCGAAGCGGGCGAACCGGATTTGGCCGGCGCCGCCGACCCGAACTCGCCCGACGTCGAGCAGCGCGCCATGCTGTTCCAGCTGGTCAACGAATTGGAAGGCGACCAGCAGCGCGTGATCGTCGCCCGCTTCGTTGAGCAGCAGAGCATTCGCGACATCGCCCAGGAGCTCGGTCGCACCGAGGGAGCAGTGAAGCAGTTGCAGTTCCGCGCGCTGGAGAAGTTGCGCGCGCGCATGGAGGGCGGCAATGCCTGAAGAGCGCTCTCTGCACGATCAACTCAATGCCGCGATTGACGCCATCCTGGCGCGGCGCAGCGCCGCTCCGCTCGCGCCCGAGCTCGCGGCCCTGGCCGCGCTCGCGGTGGACCTGCGCGGCCTGCCGCGTCCTGAGTTCAAGCGGCGCTTGAAAGAAGAATTGGAAAAGGAGGCAAACGAAATGCCGGCGCTCGAGATCGCATCCGAGACAAAGAAGGCGAAATTCCGCGAGGGTTTCACGACCGTGACGCCCTACCTCTCCATCGACCACTTCGAAGAGGCGATGAACTTCATGAAGCAGGCCTTCGGCGCCGTCGAACTTTTCCGCGGCGGCCCTGGCTCGGCCGGCGGATACCACGCCGAAGTCCGCATCGGCGATTCCATCCTGATGATCGGCGGCGGCGGCAACTTCAAGGGCCCGTACACGCCCACTTCGCTGCATCTCTACGTCCCCGATGCAGACGCCGTGTACCACCGGGCGATCGCAGCGGGCGCCACCTCGCTGCACGAGCCAACCGACCAGTTCTACGGCGATCGCGAAGCGGGTGTGCGCGACGTGGCCGGCAACGAGTGGTGGATCGCCACCCACAAAGGCGCGAGCTATCGCCGCGAAGGCTTGCGCGCCGTGACAACTTTCCTGCGCGTGCACGGCGCAGGCCGCATGCTGGACTTCATCACCGAGGCGCTGGGCGGCGAAGTGGTTGAGCGCCACTCCTCGCCCGACGGCGTGGTGCACTATTCGCAGGCGCGCATCGGCAACGGCATCCTCGAGGTGAACGAAGCGCACGGCCCCTGGCAGCCGATGCCGACCATGTTCTACCTCTATGTCCCCGACCCGGATGCGCTCTACGCCCGCGCCGTCGCCGCCGGCGCCCAATCAATGTTCCCGCCCCAGGACCAGCCCTACGGCGACCGCGTCGCCGCCGTCAAAGACGAGTGGGGCAACCAGTGGTACATGGGAACGCCGACGGAGAAGCCCGGAGCTTGAGTCTGTCATCCTGAGCGAGCGCGATCCCGCCAAGCGGGAGAGCCGGAGTCGAAGGGTCCCTGCCGCAACTGTGCTTTCAGGGTCGAAGTGGGATGCTTCGACTCGGCCCGCAAGGCGCGGGCCTCGCTCAGCATGACCAGGGAGTGCTGGAGACGTGGGCGCGCCGCTCACCTCACCTCACCTCACCTCACCTCGCACCGTCGTGGTCAGCGCGAACCATGTGGCGCGGACGCCCCCGTGCGCGCGGCTTCTGCGACACCGTTTGTCCTGGGAAAGCTTTCAGGGGCTGACCGCTGACTGTTGATCGCTAACTCCGCATCCACAACCACGCCGCCAGGCCCGCGCCCAGCACGATCCGATAGATCGCGAACGGCACAAACCCGCCGCGCCGCACCCAGCGCATGAACCACGCCACGACTGCGTAGGCGACGACGAAAGAAACCACGAAGCCGGTCGCCAGCAGCATCCACTCCTGCGCGTTCACCGGCGCGGCGCCCACCGCGGTGCCGGCCGCTCCGTGGCGCATTGACTTGAGCAGGTCATAGAGCGTAGCCGTGACCATGGTTGGAATCGAAAGCAGGAAGCTGAACTCCAGCGCCGTGGCGCGCGTCATCCCGGCAATCTGACCGCTGGCAATCGTGGCCATCGAGCGAGACGTCCCGGGAAACACGGCGGAAAGGACCTGGCACGCGCCAACCCACAGCGCCTGCGGCAGCGAGGTCTGCTCCACATCGTCGGTGCGCGCCGCCAGAATACGCGCGTCGTAAAGCGCCTCCACCACCCACATCACGATGCCGCCGGCCAGCAGCGACATGGCCATGACCCACAGGCTTTCCAGGTTCTTGCCGATCACTTTGGTCAGCGCCCACGCCGGGCCGGCCGTGACCACGAACGCGATCAGCACCAGCGTGAGCGGATGGGTGAAAAGCGTCTTCTCGCCGCGATGTCCGCGCGGAAACGTTCGCAGGAAATCGGCAATGCGTTTGCGGAAGTAAATCGGCAGGCAGAGAATGGCGCCCAGCTGGATGACGATGCTGAACATCTTCCAGTAGCCGCTGGCCAGGTCCACGCCGAGCGCGGCTTCCACGATGCGCAGGTGCGCAGTCGAACTGACGGGCAGGAACTCCGTTAGCCCTTCCACCACGCCGAGAAGGATGGCGAGCGCGTACGGGTTCAATCGTTCGTGTTCCCGTACGTCGGAATGTTCTGCTGAACTTTGTAGAGCAGGGCCTCGGCGCGCGGCGACCAGTCGCTCTGCGCCGCCTCGGCCATGATGCGCTGCAGCAGCGCGATGGCGCGCGTGCGCGATTCCGCCGACTTCCCGGGCTGGTTTTCCGTTTTGTAGATCTCGATCAGTGCCGCCCGCCGCCGCGCCGCTTCGTACAGCGCCTCGGCGACCTTGGGCGACTGCGGATGGTCCTTTGCGTAGTCCTCGTAGATGCTGGCTTCTCTATCGGGACACTTCGACATGCCATTCCAGTCGCCGCACGTCTTGTTGTCGATCAGGTCGAACGCCGCCAGGTCCGCCCACTTTGTGCCCTTGAACTTCTTCTGCACCTGCCTCAGGTGCTCTTCGTCGATTTGCGGCTTCATCAGCGGATCGGCCGCGCGCGCCGAAGGACGCGTGCGCGCATCCGCCAGCTCGAGCTGCCAGCGGATATCGGCGCCGCG
It includes:
- a CDS encoding M48 family metalloprotease — translated: MKRWLALLVVLASAVAAIIVAQRRKAEAPVGAQAVLSAIADSERGATRIPARLTRMPDEDEIRYGNEMAGRWHARTSVDAAVEAYVSRVGSRLGAFAHRKLPYRFHYIGDAGFINAFAVPGGHVFIGAGLLSFMDSEDELASVLAHEIEHIDHYHAAERLQTRVTLQKLPAGGALAAIPIELFQAGYAKEQESEADVDGVNLLWLAGYAPVGALRMFEKFEKYGPATPTRKAASPAGEVLHIAGDLLAGYFRSHPLAREREQAIRALINDKGWPARAERSLELDCSAGREQLSTLRRRSRPANPQKPAPPPCVVPGMLRRDTGR
- a CDS encoding DUF692 family protein; this translates as MTNDPRALPEGRLAVGAFYNPHLASALLEARDEIDHLAMADPPAANDAHFETVRERYPLLLHDYLGQLSDPLSEHALARARDLQQRYQGPWVAEHFQCLHTQDHRRTLDYVFPPLYTEEFLSRFVANARILRDAVQAELVMENIPGFFSLQHAQMSEPEFLRRFFDQTGCGLLLDLPHVWLAAHYSGRAAREYLAQFPLERVVEIHVAGVEHDHDLDGPWIAPAAPSEEILALAVWLAERAPKLRAVTFDAFAPSLTAGVLLESVRATRRAFGIA
- a CDS encoding iron-containing redox enzyme family protein, translating into MNDAAFVAELDRRIAKYDLLCHPFYKAWSEGSLTRADLREYAADYYHHVAAFPEYLGEFAARLPEGELCAAVSANRDDELGVNSPDGRPHHELWLQFASGMGAGAGQVKDREPLPELADLIWHFRRVAREASPVEALASFYAYESQVPRVAAEKARGLRERYGADEHTCRYFTLHTTADAHHSRVWRDQVLAAVDSPAAKAAALDAAEAAARALWTALDGIDAARQERMASVR
- a CDS encoding DNA translocase FtsK 4TM domain-containing protein, producing MKLLARAFAPTDNRRLNELVGFLLFACATLLFLALASYSPLDPSINTAAGSARGTHNWIGVVGAGLSDLMLQLGGISVFMIPMFIGMLAARWFRSRKIDAALAKLAGAAMLLVFTPALLALLPFQLRWLHAVPIEGLLGRIVGDAFIHYFNVAGATILCAAIIAVALYLSTAFSFGKIDLWLRTRCAFLFAAWQRFNDWRAARVKAHEQRLAERHARMKRRAAPAMVMATEVVPVKPVPPAPPRTGIEKARAEEDAARAEEEQELASRMARPPKPQAAAAPENEEIAPITMGSRADATSKAKTTMPRIAGSYRLPSSSLLHRPDEHNQINEDELKTLAQVLTEKCAEFDVHGQVTQINPGPVVTTFEYKPEAGIKYNRITGLSEDLCLGLRAESILIERMPGKSTVGIQVPNRERETIWLREVLESTDFIGNKSKLTLAMGKDINGRIVTADLATMPHLLIAGSTGSGKSVAINAMIMSLLYKATPEQVRLILVDPKRLELGVYEGVPHLYTPIITEPRLASNALRNAVREMERRLKLLAEKGTRNIDQYNRLFDDEKTPSLFQAGADAQEHRPLPYIVIIIDELADLMMLDGNNVEESITRLAQMARAVGIHLVLATQRPSVDVITGLIKANFPARVSFRVATKVDSRTILDANGAEALLGRGDMLYLPSGSARVHRLHAPYVTEKEIASVVEFWRAQGLAQYEEKFLQAPKEDGERRAGASGDAADGEGGGEGEHDELFEDAVRLVVEFGKASTSLLQRRLRIGYGRAAHLIDLMEQDGIVGAADGPKPREVLKKPDWLNEVEESLR
- a CDS encoding secondary thiamine-phosphate synthase enzyme YjbQ → MKFHTEYLTFNTKKHREYVHITPQVEAAVRKSGVREGMALVSAMHITAGVYVNDDEPGLIADIDKWLEQLAPFRQEYLHHRTGEDNGDSHLKALLIHHQVTLPITSGKLDLGTWQRVFYAEFDGQRSKRVIVKVMGE
- a CDS encoding DUF2339 domain-containing protein, which encodes MPFAALGEQSTNPQKSFDIEETLGANWLNKLGVTILVFGVAFFLAYQLKNLGPAGKDVVGFLVAAVMLGGGVWLERNERYRIPARALIGGGWALIYFVAYAMYYVPAAHVLDSQTADLVLTLAIAACMVWHTLRYDSQVVTGVAFLLGFATLTIHRSVGLSLAAGAILSLGLVVLVLRRRWYQLEVFGILAAFLDHYLWLRPVIEKLPYPRPPFPEFMISAGLLAFYWAIFRASYLLRRDIDEEQETISTVAAILNGALFLGLMKYQSAHPEWAYRFLLLLGAVEFLLAQLPAARRRRTPFVVLAIIGSTLMVAAIPFRYSGSSLAVLWLVEAEALFLAGLWLRELVFRRLGMLVATVTTAYLFVWEAPRAYHANNWHVSVTLAVAAAVFYLNALWFGRRNRPLFAEGIDHAALRAISHFGAAAVLVAIGLAASDAWVGPGWLAAALLMAVAARALDETDLTLQSVAFATIAAARTLAVNTQLETSWHGVSERLLTLALAAALLYALAAALRPRKLGPVSIAPGFTWAASFFVALLVWYELRPVAVAPAWAAFGLVLVETSIPLRSRHLRWQGYAALVAAFVRILFVNLNADGAPGEISPRFYTTVPVALVLYYAYTRVATLAEQHPREARLFSNLYAWLGTTTLVALSYFELDRDWVAAAWAGVAFALVIVAWATSRRTFLHQGVLLGCAVAVRGLTYNLLQLPYFSVTPWHSRSLTTGVAVAGLLAAMAAAMRLGDREATDVGPLAYLCDVRPEQPLFFSAVALLTLMLGFTTRSGMITVSWGLEGVAVFLFALWAGERSFRLCGLGLLLLCVGKIAVVDFWDLTLRDKWITLIILGGALMLVSFLYSRHRETIRQYL
- a CDS encoding sigma-70 family RNA polymerase sigma factor: MKAQTQEAGERLLVEAAQRDPRRFAELYERHFERVYAFVVKRVRDRDAAEDVTSEVFHQALAALPRFQWRGVPFAAWLLRIASNAVKDRWQQSSREAGEPDLAGAADPNSPDVEQRAMLFQLVNELEGDQQRVIVARFVEQQSIRDIAQELGRTEGAVKQLQFRALEKLRARMEGGNA